The window CTAACATCATAGTTTTGTTTTATCGAATCATATATTCTAATATTTCTAATTTTTTAAACTAGCCTCTAACGTTAAAATACTTACAGCGGCTACGAAACGGCAGGCTGTCCGTTTATGCCACAACAAAATAATACGGGGGTGTTTTACATGATCTACGGGGAGAAGCAGCTGGAAGAGGAGGCGGTCAGATATACCACGGCCCGCATGTGCGCGGCGGCGCGCACCGCCCCAAAGGGAAACGGCGTCGACAATATCCTGACGGCCGTGCTTACGGGAAAAGATAAGGAGGCGCTGGCCGATAAGATGGACGAGATAGGCGCGCGTGACTTCGGGAAGGAAAAGGCCGCGGTCTGGTACGGGAGAGACGCCGCCAATATCAGGGCGGCCCAGGCCGTCGTACTGATAGGGGCGAGGGAGTCATACCGCGGCGTCCCGCACTGCGGCCTCTGCGGATTCGGCGGCTGCGGGGCCTGCCAGGAGGCGGGAGGCCGCTGCGCCTTCACATATATTGACCTGGGGATCGCCGTATCCTCCGCCGCGGAGACCGCCGCCCTGGACAAGGCCGACAACCGCATCATGTTCTCCGCGGGGCGGGCCGCCGAAGAGGCGGGATATTGCGGGGACAATGTGCGCTGGCTCGGCATTCCCGTCAGCCTGTCGGGGAAAAATATCTTTTTTGACCGTAAAAGGCAAAGTGAGGCCGCTTTAGTCCCCTGCCCTGCGTGAATATGGAATATCTACCGGCGGCGGGCGGACCAAAGAGGCCGGACTTTGCCGCCCGCCTCCATCTGTCTTAAAGCGTATCCTTCATCAGGAGAATGAAACGCTCCATCGCGGGGCTCATCCATTTGTTTTTATGAAAGGCGCAGAGGACGGAGATGCGGCGGTCCCTCATCTTCGTCTCTATCTCATGCAGCTCGCCCTTCGCCAGCTCATCTTCGACGGTGAAACGCGGCAGGGCGGCTATACCGATGTTGCTCGCCACGCTGCGCTTGATCGCCTCCACGCTCCCCAGCTCCAAGACCCCGTTCAGAACGATGTCCCTCTCGGAGAGATAGCGCGAGCACATGATATAGTAGACATTGTCCCTCTCCGCGGTGATCAGGCTCACGTCTTTGCGCCGGTGCTTCGTAATAAAGTCCCGCTCGCGCAACTCTGGAGAACATACCAGCGCGATCTCATATTCGGCTATCTTCTCGCTGTGGATACTATTGTTATAGCCACCGACATCGTAATGAAAGCCGCAGTCGACCGCTCCGCTCAATATCTGGTCCCTTATGACAAAACAGTTGTGCATCTGCAGACTCAGCCTCACGCGCGGGACCTCCTCGCGAAAGCGTTTCAGCGCCCTCTGCGACTTATAGGTCAGGAGAGTCTCCGGCATTGAGACCGTAAGCTCGCCGCCAAGATCCCGGACATCCTTGCCGTATCTTTCGATGCTGGCGACCTCGTCCAGAATCGCATCTATATGCGGCAGGATCTCCTTTCCCGCCTGCGTGACCGCCATCTTCCGACCGATACGCTCAAAGAGCTTGACAGAGAGCGACTGCTCAAGCTGCTGTATCTGAAATGTGACCGTGGACTGCGAAAAGTTCAGCCGTTCGGCGGCGTTTTGAAAGCTGCCCTCGTCAATGATCGTCTTAAAGGTCCGAAGGTATTTCAATTCCATCGCGTCGACCTCCCTAAATAGTTTAATTTTATAGAACTATACCCTCTAATATTTCTAATTTTTTAATTCTAATTTTCATTGTAATATACAGCGAGCCAGGAGATAAATCAAGGCCAGTCCGGCTCCGGGGATGTCGCTGCAGTTTGTCAATATAAAGATCATCCTTTTCGGCATCACGGCGATGTCATCCTACATCCTGCCCTATTACCGAAGTTTGCCTGCCGTCACAGGCTTCATCCTTATGCTCGCGGCATCCGGCTTCATTGGAAACTGCTGCTGGGCCGTCTTCGGCGCGGCTTTGAACGCCTCTCCTTCACAGCGGGCGGTTAGGCAATTTCTGACCGCCTATTACTTTTTATTTAAAATCATTTCAAAAGTTGACAAAACTATTAGCTTATGCTAACCTTAGCGGCGTAAGTAAGTTAGTGGTATCTAACCACTTTGTATGAGACGGAGGTAATAACTATGATGCCTTTAATAATGGCCGACGCCGGTATGGTTTACGGAATCAAGAGGATCGGCGGCGAGGGCACTCAGAGACAGTTTATTGAGGGACTTGGCTTTGTCCCCGGAGCCGAAGTCGTAATAATATCAAAAAATGCCGACAATCTCATTGTCAGCATCAAGGGCTCGAGAGTCGCGATAAATAAAGACGTCGCCCTTAAAATCATGATTTGACAAGGAGAGGATCAGTTATGAAAACTCTGAAAGAGACAAGGCCCGGTGAATCCGTCAATGTCGTAAAGGTGCACGGAACGGGCGCGCTGAGACGGCGCCTGCTTGACATGGGCATCACCAAGGGAAGCCGCATTGACGTACTGAAGATGGCTCCGCTCGGCGACCCGATCGAGGTCACGATACGCGGGTACGAGCTCTCTCTAAGGAAGTCCGAGGGAGAGATGGTCGAGGTAGAGCCTATTATTTAAAGCTATGCGTGGGATTGTGCGTCTTACGCATTTTTAAATCTTATTCAGGTTAGTTTTTGCTAACCACAGGAGGAATTGGCATGATCAGAAAAATTGCTCTCGCCGGAAACCCGAACAGCGGCAAGACGACTTTATTCAACGCCCTCACAGGCGCCAACCAGTCGGTCGGCAACTGGCCGGGCGTCACGGTGGAAAAGAAAGAAGGGGTCCTTCGCGGTAATAAAGAGGTAAGGATCATTGACCTCCCCGGCATATACTCCCTCTCTCCCTACAGCCCCGAGGAGCGCGTCGCCAGGAATTACCTTAGAGACGAGGCGCCTGACGCGATAATCAACATCATCGACGGCAGCAACCTTGAGCGTAATCTCTACCTGACGACGCAGCTCGCGGAGCTCTCCATTCCGGTCGTGGCGGCGATCAACATGATCGACGTCGTGAAGAAGAGGGGCGAATCGATAGACTGCGCCAAGCTCTCCAAGAAGCTTGGCCTCCCCGTGGTCGAAATCTCCGCCCTCAAAGGTACGGGAATCGACACACTCATTAAAGAGGCCTGCGCCGCCGCGGAGGAAAAAACAGCCCCCGTGTCGAAGCGGATCTTCCAGGGCTCCGTTGAAAAGGCGCTCGCGGAGGTAGAGATGGCCTTCGCCGACACCCTGCCCGCCGACCGCATCCGCTGGTACTCCATAAAACTCTTCGAGGGCGACCCTGAGGTGCTGGATGAGCTGAAAGACAACACTCGCGGCATCGAGAGGGCGGCCGCCGTCAGAGAACGCTGCGAGGCGGAATATGACGACGACGCCGAGAGCATCATCACCAGCGAAAGATACGCCTACATCACCACGCTGATCAAGGAGTCGCACAAGAAACAGAGTGGACCGCGCCTCACGATGACGGACAAGATAGACGCCATTGTGACGAACCGCGTGCTGGCGCTGCCGATATTCGCGGCGGTCATCTTTGCGGTCTATTACATCTCGGTGACGACCGTCGGAGCCTTCGTAACCGACTGGACAAACGACGTCCTCTTCGGCGAGATCATCCCGCCGGCGGTCGAAGGGTTCCTCGCGGCGCTGAATGTGGCCGACTGGCTCCAGAGCCTGATCCTAGACGGGATCATCGCGGGCGTCGGCGCGGTGCTCGGCTTCGTGCCGCAGATGCTCGTCCTCTTCGCCCTGCTGGCGGTCCTCGAATACTCCGGATATATGGCGCGCGTCGCCTTCATCCTTGACCGGATATTCCGCCGCTTCGGCCTCTCCGGCAAGTCCTTCATCCCGATGATCGTCGCCACGGGCTGCGGTGTCCCTGGCATCATGGCCTCGCGCACGATAGAAAACGAACATGACCGGCGCATGACGATCATGACGGCCACCTTCATGCCCTGCGGCGCGAAGCTGCCGATCATCGCCCTCATCGCGGGAGCGCTCTTCAACGGCACCTGGTGGGTAGCCCCGAGCGCCTACTTCGTCGGCATCGGCTCAATAATAATCTCCGGGCTGATCCTCAAAAAGACCGCCCTCTTCGCGGGCGAGAGCGCGCCCTTTGTCATGGAACTTCCCGACTACCACATGCCATCCCTCTTCAACGTCATAAGCAGCATGTGGGAGCGCGGCTGGAGCTTCATCAAGAAGGCGGGAACGGTGATCCTCCTCTCAACGATATTCGTCTGGTTTACCTCCAGTTTCGGCTACGCCGACGGACACATCGTGATGGTCGAGGACCTTTCGGACGGCTTCCTTGCCTCTATCGGACGTTCAATCGCCTGGATATTCGCGCCCCTTGGCTGGGGTACCTGGCAGTCCGCCGTCGCCGCCTTCACGGGACTTGTCGCTAAAGAAAACGTCGTCGGCACCTTCGGCATCCTCTTTGGCTTCGCCGAGGTCTCCGAAGAGGGAGAAGAGATCTGGCGGCAGCTTGCGGCCCACTACACGCCGCTCGCGGCCTATTCCTTCATGGTCTTCAACCTTCTCTGCGCCCCCTGCTTCGCTGCGATGGGAGCAATCAAGCGCGAGATGAACAGCGCGAAATGGACCTGCATCGCGATCGGCTACCAGACCGGCTTCGCCTACGCGATGGCCTTCATCGTCTACCAGCTGGGTCTGGTCGCAGAGGGCAGGAGCGTCACCGTCTGGTCAATACTCGCCGCCGCGCTGCTGCTCTTCGGGATCTACCTGCTGGTGCGTCCCGCTAAGAAAAATTACTCTATAGATGGAAAAGTTCGTCCGGCCAGCGCAAACTGACCAATAAAAAATTAGGAGGGTGATTCTCAGATGATTGCCACAATTGTAATAAGCATACTCCTCTTCGCGGCTGTGGTCGCGATCCTGATGAAGATAAACAAAAACAGGCGCGAGGGCAAAAGTTCCTGCGGCTGCGGCGGAAGCTGCGGAAG is drawn from Cloacibacillus porcorum and contains these coding sequences:
- a CDS encoding ferredoxin domain-containing protein, which produces MIYGEKQLEEEAVRYTTARMCAAARTAPKGNGVDNILTAVLTGKDKEALADKMDEIGARDFGKEKAAVWYGRDAANIRAAQAVVLIGARESYRGVPHCGLCGFGGCGACQEAGGRCAFTYIDLGIAVSSAAETAALDKADNRIMFSAGRAAEEAGYCGDNVRWLGIPVSLSGKNIFFDRKRQSEAALVPCPA
- a CDS encoding LysR family transcriptional regulator, whose product is MELKYLRTFKTIIDEGSFQNAAERLNFSQSTVTFQIQQLEQSLSVKLFERIGRKMAVTQAGKEILPHIDAILDEVASIERYGKDVRDLGGELTVSMPETLLTYKSQRALKRFREEVPRVRLSLQMHNCFVIRDQILSGAVDCGFHYDVGGYNNSIHSEKIAEYEIALVCSPELRERDFITKHRRKDVSLITAERDNVYYIMCSRYLSERDIVLNGVLELGSVEAIKRSVASNIGIAALPRFTVEDELAKGELHEIETKMRDRRISVLCAFHKNKWMSPAMERFILLMKDTL
- a CDS encoding FeoA family protein produces the protein MMPLIMADAGMVYGIKRIGGEGTQRQFIEGLGFVPGAEVVIISKNADNLIVSIKGSRVAINKDVALKIMI
- a CDS encoding FeoA family protein, which produces MKTLKETRPGESVNVVKVHGTGALRRRLLDMGITKGSRIDVLKMAPLGDPIEVTIRGYELSLRKSEGEMVEVEPII
- the feoB gene encoding ferrous iron transport protein B, which codes for MIRKIALAGNPNSGKTTLFNALTGANQSVGNWPGVTVEKKEGVLRGNKEVRIIDLPGIYSLSPYSPEERVARNYLRDEAPDAIINIIDGSNLERNLYLTTQLAELSIPVVAAINMIDVVKKRGESIDCAKLSKKLGLPVVEISALKGTGIDTLIKEACAAAEEKTAPVSKRIFQGSVEKALAEVEMAFADTLPADRIRWYSIKLFEGDPEVLDELKDNTRGIERAAAVRERCEAEYDDDAESIITSERYAYITTLIKESHKKQSGPRLTMTDKIDAIVTNRVLALPIFAAVIFAVYYISVTTVGAFVTDWTNDVLFGEIIPPAVEGFLAALNVADWLQSLILDGIIAGVGAVLGFVPQMLVLFALLAVLEYSGYMARVAFILDRIFRRFGLSGKSFIPMIVATGCGVPGIMASRTIENEHDRRMTIMTATFMPCGAKLPIIALIAGALFNGTWWVAPSAYFVGIGSIIISGLILKKTALFAGESAPFVMELPDYHMPSLFNVISSMWERGWSFIKKAGTVILLSTIFVWFTSSFGYADGHIVMVEDLSDGFLASIGRSIAWIFAPLGWGTWQSAVAAFTGLVAKENVVGTFGILFGFAEVSEEGEEIWRQLAAHYTPLAAYSFMVFNLLCAPCFAAMGAIKREMNSAKWTCIAIGYQTGFAYAMAFIVYQLGLVAEGRSVTVWSILAAALLLFGIYLLVRPAKKNYSIDGKVRPASAN
- a CDS encoding FeoB-associated Cys-rich membrane protein, which produces MIATIVISILLFAAVVAILMKINKNRREGKSSCGCGGSCGSCAGSPLCHPPKKEVK